Proteins encoded in a region of the Paucibacter sediminis genome:
- a CDS encoding response regulator yields the protein MLDKRDILQASILIVDDQLANVRLLSRLLADAGYTRVASTMNPAEVCARHRDQAFDLILLDLQMPLMDGFAVMEGLKTNDDDGYLPVIVLTAQPGHKLRALQAGAKDFISKPFDLVEVKTRIHNMLEVRLLYRKLESYNKALEQAVHERTAELRESEARYRSLTELASDWYWEQDEAGEFTKVCGPVLEMLGLRVAGLDGQGGHALAEGWDEGERQALQGNIAARRPFIDMLFHHVDAATGTRRQFRVSGEPMFDQGCRLIGYRGIGVEVTAGK from the coding sequence ATGCTCGACAAGCGCGACATTCTTCAGGCCAGCATCCTGATCGTGGACGATCAGCTCGCCAATGTGCGCCTGCTCAGCCGCCTGCTGGCCGATGCGGGCTACACCCGGGTTGCGTCCACCATGAACCCGGCCGAGGTGTGCGCCCGCCATCGCGACCAGGCCTTCGACCTGATCCTGCTCGACCTGCAGATGCCGCTGATGGACGGCTTCGCCGTGATGGAGGGGCTCAAGACGAATGACGATGACGGCTACCTGCCCGTCATTGTGCTGACCGCCCAGCCGGGGCACAAGCTGCGCGCCCTGCAGGCCGGCGCCAAGGACTTCATCAGCAAGCCCTTCGACCTGGTGGAGGTGAAGACGCGCATCCACAACATGCTCGAGGTGCGTCTGCTGTACCGCAAGCTGGAAAGCTACAACAAGGCCCTGGAGCAGGCGGTGCACGAGCGCACGGCCGAGCTGCGCGAGAGCGAGGCGCGCTACCGCAGCCTCACCGAGCTGGCCTCCGACTGGTACTGGGAGCAGGACGAGGCGGGCGAGTTCACCAAGGTCTGTGGCCCGGTGCTGGAGATGCTGGGGCTGCGCGTCGCCGGTCTGGACGGCCAGGGCGGCCATGCGCTCGCGGAGGGCTGGGACGAGGGCGAGCGCCAGGCCCTGCAGGGCAATATCGCGGCACGCCGGCCCTTCATCGACATGCTGTTTCACCATGTCGACGCGGCAACCGGCACGAGGCGCCAGTTCCGTGTCAGCGGCGAACCCATGTTCGACCAGGGCTGCCGGCTCATCGGCTACCGCGGCATCGGCGTCGAAGTGACGGCCGGCAAGTAG
- a CDS encoding Crp/Fnr family transcriptional regulator, translating into MHAAHSLLQNQLLAALPEPERQALGVHLRLVPMLVGEPIYEAGQPLRHVYFPTTAVVSLYGALASGDCAETSGVGNEGMVGVSAFMGGLSMPSSAIVQSGGHGYRLEPQRLLQAFERDGPLRQVLLQYTQALITQICQTAVCYRHHTVEQQLSRWLLATFDRVPAGDLVMTQSLVAGLLGVRRESISEAACRLQEQGYIRYRRGHLCVLDRIGLESRACECFGAVAAELLRLRAGQPGLLVS; encoded by the coding sequence ATGCATGCCGCCCACAGCCTCCTGCAGAACCAGCTGCTGGCCGCACTGCCCGAGCCCGAGCGCCAGGCGCTGGGCGTGCACCTGAGGCTGGTGCCCATGCTGGTGGGCGAGCCCATCTACGAGGCGGGCCAGCCGCTGCGCCACGTCTACTTTCCGACCACCGCGGTGGTGTCGCTCTACGGCGCGCTGGCCTCGGGCGACTGCGCCGAGACCAGCGGCGTGGGCAACGAGGGCATGGTCGGCGTGTCCGCATTCATGGGCGGGCTCAGCATGCCCAGCTCGGCCATCGTGCAGTCCGGCGGCCATGGCTACCGCCTGGAGCCGCAGCGCTTGCTGCAGGCCTTCGAGCGCGACGGCCCGTTGCGCCAGGTGCTGCTGCAATACACGCAGGCCCTCATCACGCAGATCTGCCAGACCGCCGTCTGCTACCGCCACCACACGGTCGAGCAACAGCTCAGCCGCTGGCTGCTGGCCACCTTCGACCGCGTGCCCGCGGGCGACCTGGTGATGACGCAGTCGCTGGTGGCCGGCCTGCTGGGCGTGCGCCGCGAGAGCATCAGCGAGGCGGCCTGCCGGCTGCAGGAGCAGGGCTATATCCGCTACCGGCGCGGCCACCTCTGCGTGCTCGACCGCATCGGCCTGGAGTCCCGGGCCTGCGAATGTTTTGGGGCCGTGGCGGCGGAGCTGTTGCGGCTGCGCGCGGGCCAGCCGGGCTTGCTGGTGAGCTGA
- a CDS encoding alpha/beta hydrolase family protein has protein sequence MRWQRWMGAPLCALLHGLACASVGLSQIPASGQDGPVTLYYPSAAAPQRLDKGRQMRLQVAPDAAPVAGNGRLVLISHGSGGSPWVHADLASALVEAGFVVALPEHQADNYKDPSRPGPESWSQRPAEVSRAIDAVAADARFAPLLRLDKVGVYGMSAGGHTALTMAGGRWSPAGFKRHCEAHLAEDFQSCVGLITQLRGNFLDGLKKALALLVIGLRFDDERPRSHEDPRVAAVVAGVPAAADFDMASLAHPRVPLALITAGQDRWLIPRFHSERVLAACEACERLAELPQAGHGALLSPLPAGLDGLLGELLNDPPGFDRAEMAEVDRRIVDFFARHLLPR, from the coding sequence ATGCGATGGCAGAGATGGATGGGCGCGCCGCTGTGCGCGCTGTTGCACGGCCTGGCCTGCGCCTCGGTGGGCCTGAGCCAGATCCCGGCCTCCGGCCAGGATGGCCCGGTGACCCTTTACTACCCCAGCGCGGCCGCGCCGCAGCGCCTCGACAAGGGCCGGCAGATGCGCTTGCAGGTGGCGCCGGATGCCGCGCCGGTGGCCGGCAACGGGCGGCTGGTGCTGATCTCGCATGGCTCGGGCGGCTCGCCCTGGGTGCATGCGGACCTGGCCAGCGCCCTGGTGGAGGCCGGCTTCGTGGTGGCCCTGCCCGAGCACCAGGCCGACAACTACAAGGACCCCAGCCGGCCCGGCCCCGAGAGCTGGAGCCAGCGCCCCGCCGAGGTCTCGCGCGCCATCGACGCGGTGGCCGCCGACGCCCGCTTTGCACCGCTGCTGCGGCTGGACAAGGTGGGCGTTTACGGCATGTCGGCCGGTGGCCACACGGCGCTCACCATGGCGGGCGGGCGCTGGTCGCCGGCGGGTTTCAAGCGCCACTGCGAGGCGCATCTGGCCGAGGATTTCCAGAGCTGCGTGGGCCTGATCACGCAGCTGCGCGGCAACTTCCTGGACGGCCTCAAGAAGGCGCTGGCGCTGCTGGTGATAGGGCTGCGCTTCGACGATGAACGCCCGCGCAGCCACGAAGACCCGCGCGTGGCCGCGGTGGTGGCGGGCGTGCCGGCCGCCGCCGACTTCGACATGGCATCGCTGGCCCATCCGCGCGTGCCGCTGGCGCTCATCACGGCCGGCCAGGATCGCTGGCTGATTCCGCGCTTCCACAGCGAGCGCGTGCTCGCCGCCTGCGAGGCCTGCGAGCGCCTGGCCGAGCTGCCGCAGGCCGGGCACGGCGCCCTGCTGTCGCCGCTGCCGGCCGGCCTGGATGGGCTGTTGGGCGAGCTGCTCAACGATCCGCCCGGCTTCGATCGCGCCGAGATGGCCGAGGTCGATCGGCGCATCGTGGACTTCTTTGCGCGGCATCTGCTGCCGCGCTGA
- a CDS encoding lmo0937 family membrane protein: protein MLESLIVILVVLWLLGLVSSYTMGGMIHLLLVVAVVVLIVRVVQGRRI from the coding sequence ATGCTTGAATCACTGATCGTCATTCTGGTGGTGCTGTGGCTGCTGGGCCTGGTCAGCTCCTACACCATGGGTGGCATGATCCACCTGTTGCTGGTCGTGGCGGTGGTGGTGCTCATCGTCCGCGTGGTGCAGGGCCGGCGCATCTGA
- a CDS encoding HU family DNA-binding protein, whose amino-acid sequence MNKSELIESIATKSGVTRAAAATMLDAALGTITEALVAGDAVAILGFGNFKVSARAARTGKNPATGEALEIPASNVPKFTPGKALKDAVNSKQ is encoded by the coding sequence ATGAATAAAAGTGAACTGATCGAAAGCATCGCCACCAAGAGTGGCGTCACCCGCGCGGCCGCCGCCACCATGCTGGACGCTGCCCTGGGCACGATCACCGAAGCCTTGGTCGCCGGCGACGCGGTTGCCATCCTCGGCTTCGGCAATTTCAAGGTCAGCGCCCGCGCTGCCCGCACCGGCAAGAACCCCGCCACCGGCGAAGCGCTGGAGATCCCGGCCTCGAACGTCCCCAAGTTCACGCCCGGCAAGGCACTCAAGGACGCGGTGAACAGCAAGCAGTAA
- a CDS encoding helix-turn-helix domain-containing protein encodes MAQGKRISAEIGGDALQTIKDIGAAAKQARLRAGEGQAVAAARLGVHVQTIARIESGEPGVAIGHVMGLLALYGISAALIIAAPSGEFLP; translated from the coding sequence ATGGCACAAGGCAAGCGAATTTCGGCGGAGATCGGCGGCGACGCGCTCCAGACCATCAAGGACATCGGGGCGGCGGCCAAGCAGGCGCGCCTGCGCGCGGGCGAGGGTCAGGCCGTGGCGGCGGCGCGGCTGGGCGTGCATGTGCAGACCATCGCCCGCATCGAGTCCGGCGAACCCGGGGTCGCGATCGGCCATGTGATGGGACTGCTGGCGCTCTACGGCATCTCCGCAGCGCTGATAATCGCCGCCCCCTCAGGGGAATTTCTTCCCTGA
- a CDS encoding branched-chain amino acid ABC transporter substrate-binding protein, with amino-acid sequence MKNALSPTLLAGLLASLLAAPAFAQDVVRIGHVGPTSGAIAHLGKDNELGARLAVDELNAKGVVIAGKKVKLELLGEDDAGDPKQGTQAAQKLVDSKVNGVVGHLNSGTSIPASKVYADAGVPQISPSSTNPKFTRNGYKTTFRVVADDVHLGGTLGRYAAKDLKGQAIAVIDDRTAYGQGVADEFEKGVKGAGGKIVGREFTNDKATDFTAILTTLKAKKPDVIFFGGMDAVAGPILRQMKQLGMNAKLVGGDGICTAELPKLAAGTMGDSQVFCAEAGGVDAGQKQAMEDFRARFKAATKLEVQVYAPYSYDAVGVLVAAMVKAGSADPAKYLPVLAKTENYKGVTGNISFDAKGDIKNGALTLYTYKAGNRESLAVIR; translated from the coding sequence ATGAAAAACGCTCTCTCCCCTACCCTCCTGGCCGGCCTGCTGGCCAGCCTGCTGGCCGCCCCCGCCTTTGCCCAGGACGTGGTGCGCATCGGCCACGTCGGCCCCACCAGCGGCGCCATCGCCCACCTGGGCAAGGACAACGAACTCGGCGCCCGCCTGGCCGTGGATGAACTCAACGCCAAGGGTGTGGTGATCGCCGGCAAGAAGGTCAAGCTCGAATTGCTGGGCGAAGACGATGCCGGCGACCCCAAGCAAGGCACGCAAGCCGCGCAGAAGCTGGTGGACTCCAAGGTCAACGGCGTGGTCGGCCACCTGAACTCGGGTACCTCCATCCCCGCGTCCAAGGTCTATGCCGACGCTGGCGTGCCGCAGATCTCGCCCTCCTCCACCAACCCCAAGTTCACCCGCAACGGCTACAAGACCACCTTCCGCGTGGTAGCCGATGACGTGCATCTGGGCGGCACGCTGGGGCGTTATGCCGCCAAGGACCTGAAGGGCCAGGCCATCGCCGTGATCGACGACCGCACCGCCTACGGCCAGGGCGTGGCGGATGAATTCGAGAAAGGCGTGAAGGGCGCCGGCGGCAAGATCGTCGGCCGCGAATTCACCAACGACAAGGCCACGGACTTCACCGCCATCCTGACCACCTTGAAGGCCAAGAAGCCCGACGTGATCTTCTTCGGCGGCATGGACGCCGTGGCCGGCCCCATCCTGCGCCAGATGAAGCAGCTGGGCATGAACGCCAAGCTGGTGGGCGGCGACGGCATCTGCACCGCCGAACTGCCCAAGCTGGCCGCCGGCACGATGGGCGACAGCCAGGTCTTCTGCGCCGAAGCCGGCGGTGTGGACGCCGGACAGAAGCAGGCGATGGAAGATTTCCGCGCCCGCTTCAAAGCCGCCACCAAGCTGGAGGTGCAGGTCTATGCGCCCTATTCGTACGACGCGGTGGGCGTGTTGGTCGCCGCCATGGTCAAGGCCGGCTCCGCCGACCCTGCCAAGTACCTGCCGGTGCTGGCCAAGACCGAGAACTACAAGGGCGTGACCGGCAATATCAGCTTCGATGCCAAGGGCGACATCAAGAACGGCGCGCTGACCCTCTACACCTACAAGGCAGGCAACCGCGAATCGCTGGCGGTGATCCGCTGA
- a CDS encoding LVIVD repeat-containing protein, which yields MNRSLLSSLLLAVLASSATAQTIVPGPAGQAPIPVKEDLSEPKRVPGEPAHVSEPDYGMDAKTGKFKHPAEVPAIPGTRPFKGSLDYLDQNTYLHNTKVEAYQAEMLISPYHSWQTTLDLDGRRYMIHHEKNVYKVYDITDPREIKVIASKNWGWSNEFGPLTIQWNAKLQKNVAVQCYEVTRFGILKNKYLPEEAENVAKIRNQKIFRGFRVFEVNNPDPAQWKKISELPLDPYSPPDKFPQQGSGCGEVPVYWGGKYLFVSGAPDDTFANQEYANFLYNEAQMAFDLSDPYHPKRLATWWVPGARLGEEEEYRKNPRVGKKTAWMGARMPLNIPRDPEKGGKYGYAAMGGMGFHVLDVSDPARMKPVGKLDMPVSQAGTEGDNIDISKVEKSGVVYYSGYPLNDDCYEPYKEIYSIDVKDPANPKILNTLPRPTPPKGAPITDYCQRRGSFGPKRSGYWHQPGTPSDKYLVYAFYNAGAQIYDVSNPAEPKIAGYFVPKTVDPKVNLSFGDQTHGVFIEWDRNLIWVFTNHGAYAVSTPLLGAPKFDLKR from the coding sequence ATGAACCGTTCCCTGCTCAGCAGCCTGCTGCTCGCCGTCCTGGCGAGCAGCGCCACGGCCCAGACCATCGTGCCCGGCCCCGCCGGCCAGGCCCCCATCCCGGTCAAGGAAGACCTCAGCGAACCCAAGCGCGTACCCGGCGAGCCGGCCCATGTCAGCGAGCCCGACTACGGCATGGACGCCAAGACCGGCAAGTTCAAGCACCCCGCCGAAGTGCCGGCCATTCCCGGCACCCGCCCCTTCAAGGGCAGCCTGGACTACCTGGACCAGAACACCTACCTGCACAACACCAAGGTCGAGGCCTACCAGGCCGAGATGCTGATCAGCCCCTACCACTCGTGGCAGACCACGCTGGACCTGGACGGCCGGCGCTACATGATTCACCACGAGAAGAACGTCTACAAGGTCTACGACATCACCGATCCGCGCGAGATCAAGGTGATCGCCTCGAAGAACTGGGGCTGGAGCAATGAGTTCGGCCCGTTGACCATCCAGTGGAACGCCAAGCTGCAGAAGAACGTGGCGGTGCAGTGCTACGAGGTCACCCGCTTCGGCATCCTGAAGAACAAGTACCTGCCCGAAGAGGCGGAGAACGTGGCCAAGATCCGCAACCAGAAGATCTTCCGCGGCTTCCGCGTCTTCGAGGTGAACAACCCCGATCCGGCGCAGTGGAAGAAGATCTCCGAACTGCCGCTGGACCCCTACAGCCCGCCCGACAAATTCCCGCAGCAGGGCTCGGGCTGCGGCGAGGTGCCGGTGTACTGGGGCGGCAAATACCTGTTCGTCTCGGGCGCGCCGGACGACACCTTTGCCAACCAGGAATACGCCAACTTCCTCTACAACGAGGCGCAGATGGCCTTCGACCTGAGCGACCCCTACCACCCCAAGCGCCTGGCCACCTGGTGGGTGCCCGGCGCCCGCCTGGGCGAGGAGGAGGAATACCGCAAGAACCCGCGCGTCGGCAAGAAGACCGCCTGGATGGGCGCGCGCATGCCGCTCAACATCCCGCGCGATCCCGAGAAGGGCGGCAAGTATGGCTACGCGGCAATGGGCGGCATGGGCTTCCACGTGCTCGACGTTTCCGACCCGGCGCGCATGAAACCGGTGGGCAAGCTCGACATGCCGGTCAGCCAAGCCGGTACCGAGGGCGACAACATCGACATCAGCAAGGTGGAGAAGAGCGGCGTCGTCTACTACAGCGGCTACCCGCTCAACGACGACTGCTACGAGCCCTACAAGGAGATCTACTCGATCGACGTGAAGGACCCAGCCAACCCGAAGATCCTCAACACCCTGCCCCGCCCCACCCCGCCCAAGGGCGCGCCCATCACCGACTACTGCCAGCGCCGCGGCAGCTTCGGCCCGAAGCGCAGCGGCTACTGGCACCAGCCTGGCACGCCCAGCGACAAGTATCTGGTCTACGCCTTCTACAACGCCGGCGCCCAGATCTATGACGTGAGCAACCCGGCCGAACCCAAGATCGCCGGCTACTTCGTGCCCAAGACGGTGGACCCCAAGGTCAACCTCAGCTTCGGTGACCAGACCCACGGCGTCTTCATCGAGTGGGACCGCAACCTGATCTGGGTCTTCACCAACCACGGTGCCTACGCGGTCTCGACCCCGCTGCTGGGTGCCCCCAAGTTCGACCTCAAGCGCTGA
- a CDS encoding porin, with product MQTKLSISLLAAAAAMAAGPVQAQVTISGYVDAAIERISSGGKTLNRLTSGGLTTSRLEFTAKEDLGGGLSAKARHEMIFKSDTGAMDTNSRETYVQLAHKDWGDINLGRLNLSSYHLYGYADPSFGSGYSPVNNMMVFYAPWRESNAISVNSARINGFQFRATLTAGKEESDNKKNGRVLSLAAAYSDGPLYIGIATDTQDKTNIWDKTKSRNERSRDSYLAAIYRIGGVELTGILHDYRGYYAYPPYVDFDTHGRSVQLGTRIDLGNGVRLFGSVVRRDDATGALADATGIAVGALYNFSKRTTVYATYGTVRNGSPGSAGAEYPIDWGLSPKAGENPSGLQIGLRHAF from the coding sequence GTGCAAACCAAACTGTCCATCAGCCTGCTTGCCGCTGCAGCAGCCATGGCCGCCGGCCCCGTCCAGGCCCAGGTCACCATTTCAGGCTATGTCGACGCCGCCATCGAGCGCATCAGCTCGGGCGGCAAGACGCTCAACCGCCTCACCTCCGGTGGCCTCACCACCTCGCGCCTGGAGTTCACCGCCAAGGAAGACCTGGGCGGCGGCCTCTCGGCCAAGGCGCGCCACGAGATGATCTTCAAGTCCGACACCGGCGCGATGGACACCAACTCGCGCGAGACCTATGTGCAGCTGGCCCACAAGGACTGGGGCGACATCAACCTCGGCCGCCTGAACCTCTCGTCCTACCACCTCTACGGTTATGCCGACCCGAGCTTCGGCTCCGGCTACAGCCCGGTGAACAACATGATGGTGTTCTACGCGCCCTGGCGCGAGTCGAATGCCATCTCCGTCAACTCGGCCCGCATCAACGGCTTCCAGTTCCGCGCCACGCTGACCGCCGGCAAGGAGGAAAGCGACAACAAGAAGAACGGCCGCGTGCTGAGCCTGGCCGCCGCCTACTCGGACGGCCCGCTCTACATCGGCATCGCCACCGACACGCAGGACAAGACCAATATCTGGGACAAGACCAAGAGCCGCAACGAGCGCTCGCGCGACAGCTATCTGGCGGCCATCTACCGCATCGGCGGCGTGGAGCTGACCGGCATCCTGCACGACTATCGCGGCTATTACGCCTACCCGCCCTATGTGGACTTCGACACCCATGGCCGAAGCGTGCAGCTGGGCACCCGCATCGACCTGGGCAATGGCGTGCGCCTGTTCGGCAGCGTGGTGCGCCGCGATGACGCCACCGGTGCGCTGGCCGATGCCACCGGCATCGCGGTGGGCGCGCTCTACAACTTCTCCAAGCGCACCACCGTCTACGCCACCTACGGCACGGTGCGCAACGGCAGCCCCGGCAGCGCCGGCGCCGAATACCCGATCGACTGGGGCCTGAGCCCCAAGGCCGGAGAGAACCCCTCGGGCCTGCAGATCGGCCTGCGCCACGCCTTCTGA
- the kynU gene encoding kynureninase codes for MSSNHRTESQALAQADLLSREHCLQLDAQDPLAACRERFTLPAGVIYLDGNSLGAMPAAVPARMRQAIEQEWAVGLIRSWNDADWYPAPQRVGARIAELIGASGSEVIVADSTSVNLFKLLVAALRMRPGRQTILGENGNFPTDAYVAAGVAELTGVQHRAVAPDEVLAALNEDVAVLTLTHVNYKSGQVYDMAAITRRAHEVGALVIWDLAHTAGAMPCELNACEADFAVGCGYKYLNGGPGAPSFAFVATRHQAALRQPITGWHGHATPFAFGQTYTPAPGIDRMLVGTAPQMGLFSLEAALSAFDDVDLQQLRAKSLSLTSLFIALVDQQLSGHGFGLATPRNPALRGSQVSLTHEQGYAIVQALIARGVIGDFRAPDILRFGFAALYLSHADVWDAVTTLKDVMDRRSWATPEFMARKAVT; via the coding sequence ATGAGTTCCAACCACCGCACCGAATCCCAAGCCCTGGCCCAGGCCGATTTGCTGAGCCGCGAGCACTGTCTGCAGCTGGATGCCCAAGACCCCCTGGCCGCCTGCCGCGAGCGCTTCACGCTGCCGGCCGGCGTGATCTACCTGGACGGCAATTCGCTGGGTGCCATGCCCGCGGCCGTGCCGGCGCGCATGCGGCAGGCGATCGAGCAGGAATGGGCCGTGGGCCTGATCCGCTCCTGGAACGATGCCGACTGGTACCCCGCCCCGCAGCGTGTGGGTGCCCGCATCGCCGAGCTGATCGGCGCTAGCGGCAGCGAGGTGATCGTGGCCGACTCCACCTCGGTGAATCTCTTCAAGCTGCTGGTGGCGGCACTGCGCATGCGGCCGGGCCGCCAGACCATCCTGGGCGAGAACGGCAACTTCCCCACCGACGCCTATGTGGCCGCCGGCGTGGCCGAGCTCACCGGCGTGCAGCACCGCGCCGTGGCGCCCGACGAGGTGCTGGCCGCACTCAATGAAGACGTGGCCGTGCTCACCCTCACCCATGTGAATTACAAGAGCGGCCAGGTCTACGACATGGCGGCCATCACGCGGCGCGCGCACGAAGTCGGCGCGCTGGTGATCTGGGACCTGGCCCATACCGCCGGCGCCATGCCCTGCGAGCTGAACGCCTGCGAGGCCGACTTCGCGGTGGGCTGCGGCTACAAATACCTGAACGGCGGGCCTGGCGCCCCCTCCTTCGCCTTCGTGGCCACGCGCCACCAGGCCGCGCTGCGCCAGCCCATCACCGGCTGGCACGGCCACGCCACGCCTTTTGCCTTCGGCCAGACCTACACGCCCGCGCCCGGCATCGACCGCATGCTGGTGGGCACCGCGCCGCAGATGGGCCTCTTCTCGCTGGAGGCGGCTCTCAGCGCCTTCGATGACGTGGACCTGCAGCAGCTGCGTGCCAAAAGCCTCTCGCTCACCAGCCTCTTTATCGCCCTGGTGGACCAGCAGCTGAGCGGCCATGGCTTCGGCCTGGCCACGCCGCGCAACCCCGCCCTGCGCGGCAGCCAGGTCTCGCTCACGCACGAGCAGGGCTACGCCATCGTGCAGGCCCTGATCGCACGCGGCGTGATCGGCGACTTCCGCGCCCCCGACATCCTGCGCTTCGGCTTTGCCGCGCTCTACCTCAGCCATGCCGATGTCTGGGACGCCGTGACCACGCTCAAGGACGTGATGGACCGGCGCAGCTGGGCCACGCCCGAGTTCATGGCCAGGAAGGCCGTGACCTGA
- a CDS encoding Lrp/AsnC family transcriptional regulator: MQVEIDATDRVLLDALQKDARLTTGELAQLTGMSQSPCWRRIKRLEEAGLITGYQARLDRRALGYGVMAFVTIGIDSQDEDHSLDFERAVRDIPEVVMCHGVSGPEDFVLVVVAQDLDGYSALMQQKLRRLPGVKMVRTSFSMQEVKGLDGLPIPAMPTAKA; this comes from the coding sequence ATGCAGGTTGAGATCGATGCGACCGACCGGGTGTTGCTGGATGCGCTGCAAAAAGACGCGCGCCTGACCACGGGCGAGCTGGCACAGCTCACGGGCATGTCCCAATCGCCCTGCTGGCGGCGTATCAAGCGCCTGGAGGAGGCCGGCCTGATCACCGGCTACCAGGCCCGGCTGGACCGCCGCGCGCTGGGCTATGGCGTGATGGCCTTTGTGACCATCGGCATCGACAGCCAGGATGAAGACCATTCGCTGGATTTCGAGCGCGCGGTGCGCGACATCCCCGAGGTGGTGATGTGTCATGGCGTCTCCGGCCCGGAGGACTTCGTACTCGTGGTGGTGGCCCAGGACCTGGACGGGTATTCCGCGCTGATGCAGCAGAAGCTGCGCCGCCTGCCCGGGGTGAAGATGGTGCGCACCAGCTTTTCCATGCAGGAGGTGAAGGGCCTGGACGGGCTGCCGATACCGGCTATGCCCACAGCCAAGGCTTGA
- a CDS encoding sulfite exporter TauE/SafE family protein — MGMELIAYIGLGAATGVLAGLLGVGGGIVIVPLLVLMFGALPWGPAHAAHMAHLALGTSLASIVFTSLASVRAHHRRGAVDWGLVKRLSPGLVLGTLAGTALAAALSTPALKALFVCFAWIVGVQMLLNLRPTAARTLPAPAGLHLAGAGIGVFSSLVGIGGGSVSVPFMSWCSVPLHRAIATSAALGFPIALAGSLGFIANGLQAEARGQVLPALCLGYVYLPALAGIALGSVLTAPLGARLAHALPVARLKQLFALLLLVLGTRMAWGLIKPWLWA, encoded by the coding sequence ATGGGGATGGAGTTGATCGCCTACATCGGCCTGGGTGCCGCCACCGGGGTGCTGGCCGGCCTGCTGGGCGTGGGCGGCGGCATCGTGATCGTGCCTCTGCTGGTGCTGATGTTCGGCGCCCTGCCCTGGGGGCCGGCACATGCGGCTCATATGGCGCACCTGGCGCTGGGCACTTCGCTGGCCAGCATCGTGTTCACCTCGCTCGCCAGCGTGCGCGCCCACCACCGCCGCGGCGCGGTGGACTGGGGGCTGGTGAAGCGCCTCAGCCCCGGCCTGGTGTTGGGCACCCTGGCCGGCACGGCCTTGGCAGCGGCGCTTTCCACGCCGGCATTGAAGGCCTTGTTCGTCTGCTTCGCCTGGATCGTGGGCGTGCAGATGCTCCTGAACCTGCGCCCCACGGCGGCGCGGACGCTGCCGGCGCCAGCCGGCCTGCATCTGGCCGGCGCCGGCATCGGCGTGTTCTCCAGCCTGGTGGGCATCGGCGGCGGCTCGGTGTCGGTGCCCTTCATGAGCTGGTGCAGCGTGCCCCTGCACCGCGCCATCGCCACCTCGGCGGCACTGGGTTTTCCGATCGCGCTGGCCGGCAGCCTGGGCTTCATCGCCAACGGCCTGCAGGCCGAGGCACGGGGTCAGGTCTTGCCTGCGCTGTGCCTGGGCTATGTCTATCTGCCGGCCCTCGCCGGCATCGCCCTGGGCTCGGTGCTCACCGCGCCGCTGGGCGCTCGGCTGGCACATGCGCTGCCGGTGGCGCGGCTCAAGCAGCTGTTCGCGCTGCTGCTGCTGGTGCTGGGCACGCGCATGGCCTGGGGCCTGATCAAGCCTTGGCTGTGGGCATAG
- a CDS encoding malonic semialdehyde reductase — protein sequence MSRPPRLDDSAFDQLLRRARSQNRWLDRPVAPELLRELYELMKMGPTSMNCAPARLVFVCSAAARARLLPLVSPGNVEKVRTAPVTVLIGTAQRFQERLPQLFPHRPEARRQFDDNAALAESTALRNATLQGAYLMLAARGLGLDVGPLSGFDAAAVTAEFFTPEPTFAGDAVEANFLCNLGYGDPAGLFERLPRLRFEQACKVL from the coding sequence ATGAGCCGCCCGCCTCGACTTGACGACAGCGCCTTCGACCAGCTGCTGCGCCGCGCGCGCAGCCAGAACCGCTGGCTGGACCGGCCGGTGGCACCCGAGCTGCTGCGTGAACTCTACGAGCTCATGAAGATGGGCCCCACCAGCATGAACTGCGCGCCGGCCAGGCTGGTCTTCGTGTGCAGCGCGGCGGCGCGCGCGCGCTTGTTGCCGCTGGTCTCGCCCGGCAATGTGGAAAAAGTGCGCACCGCGCCGGTCACCGTGCTGATCGGCACCGCGCAGCGCTTCCAGGAACGCCTGCCCCAGCTGTTTCCGCACCGGCCCGAGGCTCGTCGTCAATTCGACGACAACGCCGCACTGGCGGAGAGCACGGCGCTGCGCAACGCCACGCTGCAGGGCGCCTACCTGATGCTAGCCGCGCGCGGTCTGGGGCTGGACGTGGGGCCGCTCTCGGGCTTCGACGCCGCCGCCGTGACGGCCGAGTTCTTCACCCCGGAACCGACCTTTGCCGGCGACGCGGTGGAGGCCAACTTCCTCTGCAACCTCGGCTATGGCGACCCGGCAGGCTTGTTCGAGCGCCTGCCGCGCCTGCGCTTCGAGCAAGCCTGCAAGGTGCTGTGA